The DNA sequence ATTGTGATATGAATGGTATAGAAAGTGATGACTGCTATACTATTTTAGGCGATTTGGAAAACAGTGCGTCTGAGTATAATACATTTAACGACTGGTTTGTTCACATGGAAGAGTATAAGAAAGAATTAATTGAGGCGAGAAAAAAATCGAATGAGAATGATAATGGTGTAAGACTTATGACCTTTCATTCCTCAAAGGGGTTGGAATTTGATATTGTTTATATTATAGATGTAAATGAGGGCAGTGTACCTTATAAAAAAGCAAAGGGTGTTGATGAGATTGAGGAAGAACGAAGGATGTTCTATGTTGCAATGACAAGAGCCAGACAGAAGCTTTTTATTTGTTACTGTAAGGAAAATTTTGGAAAATCCATTGGAAAGTCAGAATTTATAATAGAACTTTCTTCCAATGTTAAGTCATAGAGAGGTATATATGATAAAGAAATTCAGTCATTCTCTGCGGATGAAGATAACATTAATAATATTGATTCTTATTTCGATACTATTACTTTCCATAGGTATTTTAAATAATTTTGGACTACCATGGTTTTATCAAAATGAAAAGGTAAGTGAGATAAAGGAGGCATACATTAAAATAGATGATGAGGTGATGAAAATTGGATCCTCAGGCCAGCATATCATTGATGAAAGTAGTGATAAATCTGTTATTAATGAAAGACTTAAAAATATTATTATGGATTATTCAAATAAATATAACATAACCATTGCTTTGGTAGATTCTTTTACAAATAAGGCCATATATTCCTCAGCAAGAGAAGGTGACGGTCTGATAAGCAGAATTCAAGACGGTTTCATAGGTAATAAATATCAAAATATATTATATAAAAATGATAATTATGCCATTATACTTCATCAGACTATGCAAAAGAGTTCCTTTATAGAAGGATTTGGATATTGTAGCGACAATCAGACCATAGTTATTATGTCCACTCCGGTAGCCAGTTTGAAAGAAAGTGTAAATATATCAAACAGATTTCTTATATATATGGCAATTATCGGTTTTATTATCACTGTAATCATGACCTTTGTCATTGCAAAGATGATTACACAGCCTATTTTACAGCTGGCTGAAATATCAAATAAAATGGGAAAGCTTGATTTTACTGCAAAGTATAACGGAAACAGAAGTGATGAAATACAGACACTTGGTCAAAATATGAACTTTATGTCAGACAGGCTCAAAAATGCAATAGAGGAGCTTCAAGAAGCAAATGAGCTTCTAAAAGAAGATATTAAAAGAAAAGAAGCTATAGATGAGATGAGAAAGGATTTTATTGCCAATGTCTCACATGAGCTAAAAACCCCTATTGCACTTATTCAAGGATATGCAGAAGGACTAAATGAAGGATTATGTGAGGATGAGGAGAGCAGAAAGTACTATGCCGAGGTAATAATGGATGAAAGTGAAAAGATGAATAAGATGGTAAAACAGCTTCTTACACTTTCTTCACTTGAGTCAGGAAACAGTATCTTACATAAGGAAAACTTCAATGTCACATCACTTATTACTAGCGTTTTAGGATCAATATCAATACTTATAGGTGAGAAAAATGTAAATATTATATTTGACTCCACTAAGGATATATACATGTTTGCCGATGAATTCAAGATAGAAGAAGTAATCACAAATTATATCAGCAATGCAATATACCATGTAAAGGACTTTGGAGAAATTAAAATTAATGTATTCTATGATAGTGATAGTATAATTTTTAGTGTCTTTAACACAGGAAAGTCTATCCCTGAAAAGGATATAAGCAATGTTTGGGAAAAGTTCTTTAAGGTAGATAAGGCACATTCCAGAGCGTATGGAGGCAGCGGTATTGGACTTTCCATAGTCAAGGCAATAGTTGAAGCACATAATGGTAGTGTTGCTGTAAAAAATATATCAGATGGTGTAGAGTTTAGCTTTAAGATACCAAAGGCATGATATGACAATTGATGAATTTAATATAAAAAATAATAATAAGCAAAGATATGGTTTCACTACAGGCACTACAGCAACTGCTGCTGCAATAGCTTCAACATATCTTTATCTAAATGAAAAAAAAGATATGGTGGATGTAGAGCTTCCTATAGGTATAGCATTAAGTGTGCCAATAGAGTACTCAAAATCAGAGGATAACTTGTATATATCAGGTGTAATAAAGTATGCCGGAGATGATCCTGATGTTACTGACGGAGCTTTAATTAGTGCTAAGCTGGAATTTATAAAAAATGAGAATACTTTGGATTTTCGTTTCTTTGCCGGAGAGGGTGTGGGTACATTTACAAAAGACGGCCTTGCGTTACCTAAGGGTGAACCCGCAATCAACCCTGTTCCAAGACAGATGATAATTGACAATCTTTCCAAAGTTTTAGAAAACACTAATTTCTGTGGTATTATAAATATCACCATCAGTGTAAAAGATGGAGCTGATATTGCCAAAAAGACATTTAATGAAAGGCTTGGCATTGTTGGCGGTATTTCAATTCTTGGTACTTCAGGTCTGGTGTTACCTATGAGTAAAACTGCACTTTTAGAAACTATAGAGGCTGATATAAAGTTTAGACTAAAAAATTCAATAGATAAAAAGATATACCTTTCCCCCGGGAATATAGGTGCAAAATTCTTAGAGAATAACTTTACCATTAGCAGTAGTGAAGTAGCAATAATTAGTAATTTTATTGGTGAAAGCATTGACTATGCCATATCAAATGATGCAAAGGAGATTATTCTATGTGGAGATATTGGCAAGTTAATAAAACTATCAGGTGGAATAATGAATACACATTCAAATGATTCAGATTCACG is a window from the Lachnoanaerobaculum umeaense genome containing:
- a CDS encoding sensor histidine kinase, with product MIKKFSHSLRMKITLIILILISILLLSIGILNNFGLPWFYQNEKVSEIKEAYIKIDDEVMKIGSSGQHIIDESSDKSVINERLKNIIMDYSNKYNITIALVDSFTNKAIYSSAREGDGLISRIQDGFIGNKYQNILYKNDNYAIILHQTMQKSSFIEGFGYCSDNQTIVIMSTPVASLKESVNISNRFLIYMAIIGFIITVIMTFVIAKMITQPILQLAEISNKMGKLDFTAKYNGNRSDEIQTLGQNMNFMSDRLKNAIEELQEANELLKEDIKRKEAIDEMRKDFIANVSHELKTPIALIQGYAEGLNEGLCEDEESRKYYAEVIMDESEKMNKMVKQLLTLSSLESGNSILHKENFNVTSLITSVLGSISILIGEKNVNIIFDSTKDIYMFADEFKIEEVITNYISNAIYHVKDFGEIKINVFYDSDSIIFSVFNTGKSIPEKDISNVWEKFFKVDKAHSRAYGGSGIGLSIVKAIVEAHNGSVAVKNISDGVEFSFKIPKA
- the cbiD gene encoding cobalt-precorrin-5B (C(1))-methyltransferase CbiD, with the protein product MTIDEFNIKNNNKQRYGFTTGTTATAAAIASTYLYLNEKKDMVDVELPIGIALSVPIEYSKSEDNLYISGVIKYAGDDPDVTDGALISAKLEFIKNENTLDFRFFAGEGVGTFTKDGLALPKGEPAINPVPRQMIIDNLSKVLENTNFCGIINITISVKDGADIAKKTFNERLGIVGGISILGTSGLVLPMSKTALLETIEADIKFRLKNSIDKKIYLSPGNIGAKFLENNFTISSSEVAIISNFIGESIDYAISNDAKEIILCGDIGKLIKLSGGIMNTHSNDSDSRLELLIAAIIKLALREGMNFILLESIVSKVLEQKTTTGAIAVIKENRLEKCFDIIANQMLYYAYNRAFKAEIFFNKNRFANINEFKNSFKIRIVSFSDNVTIIDTGDLI